A single region of the Salvelinus sp. IW2-2015 unplaced genomic scaffold, ASM291031v2 Un_scaffold5967, whole genome shotgun sequence genome encodes:
- the LOC112078616 gene encoding protein unc-80 homolog gives MLQPPQAVFPACICAAVLPIVHLMEDGEVREDGVAVSAVAQQILWNCLIEDPALVLRHFLEKLTVSNRQDELMYMLRKLLMNIGDLPAQTSHILFNYLVGLIMYFVRTPCEWGMDAISATLTFLWEVVGYVEGLFFKDLKQTMKKEQCEVKLLVTASMPGTKTLVVHGQNECDIPTQLPVHEDTQFEALLKECLEFFNIPESRSAHYFLMDKRWNLIHYAKTFVRDIYPFRRSVSPQLNLVHMLPEKGQELIQKQVQQXIVCVXSVLCFRFKTHS, from the exons ATGCTGCAGCCCCCCCAGGCCGTCTTCCCAGCATGCATCTGTGCTGCCGTCTTACCCATAGTGCACCTGATGGAGGACGGGGAGGTGCGAGAGGACGGTGTGGCAG TGAGTGCAGTGGCCCAGCAGATCCTGTGGAACTGTCTGATCGAAGACCCCGCCCTGGTGCTCAGGCACTTCCTGGAGAAGCTCACCGTTAGCAATCGACAG GATGAGCTGATGTACATGCTGAGGAAGCTGTTGATGAACATCGGTGACCTCCCGGCCCAGACCTCTCACATCCTCTTCAACTACCTG GTGGGGCTGATTATGTACTTTGTGCGTACTCCGTGTGAGTGGGGTATGGATGCCATCTCGGCCACGCTGACCTTCCTGTGGGAGGTGGTGGGCTACGTGGAGGGGCTCTTCTTCAAGGACCTCAAACAGACCATGAAGAAGGAGCAGTGTGAGGTCAAGCTGCTGGTCACTGCATCCATGCCAG GAACCAAGACCCTGGTAGTGCACGGGCAGAACGAGTGTGACATTCCTACCCAGTTGCCTGTACATGAAGACACTCAGTTTGAAGCCTTGCTCAAG GAGTGTTTGGAGTTCTTCAACATTCCCGAGTCTCGGTCAGCACACTACTTCCTCATGGACAAGCGRTGGAACCTCATTCACTATGCCAAG ACCTTTGTGAGGGACATCTATCCGTTCAGGAGGTCTGTGTCTCCCCAGCTCAACCTGGTCCACATGCTGCCAGAGAAAGGACAGGAACTCATTCAGAAACAGGTACAGCAGGRGATTGTGTGTGTTWGTAGTGTGTTATGTTTCAGGTTTAAAACTCACAGTTAA